The Bacillus sp. Y1 genome has a window encoding:
- a CDS encoding PTS sugar transporter subunit IIB: MLKILVCCGAGLGSSFACQMSVESVLKDLGVKAHLDHSDISSAAGHQVDVIISGKNFESQFSRYNLPVDFIFLNRLVDKNEIKEKLVPILQIKGEL, translated from the coding sequence ATGTTAAAAATACTTGTATGTTGTGGTGCTGGTTTAGGAAGTAGCTTTGCGTGTCAAATGAGTGTGGAATCCGTATTAAAGGACTTAGGTGTAAAAGCACATTTGGATCATTCTGATATTTCATCGGCAGCAGGCCACCAGGTGGATGTGATCATTTCCGGAAAAAACTTTGAATCTCAATTTAGCCGATATAATTTACCCGTAGATTTCATTTTCCTCAATCGGTTAGTAGATAAAAATGAAATAAAGGAAAAACTGGTCCCAATTTTACAAATTAAAGGAGAGTTATAA
- a CDS encoding twin-arginine translocase TatA/TatE family subunit, with protein MLQNIGVPGLILILVIALVIFGPSKLPEIGRAFGRTLTEFKNSTRELVAGDSEEQKAKELNN; from the coding sequence GTGCTACAAAATATTGGAGTACCAGGGTTAATCTTGATTTTGGTCATAGCACTTGTCATCTTCGGTCCCTCAAAGCTACCGGAAATTGGACGTGCATTCGGTAGAACACTTACTGAGTTTAAAAATTCAACAAGGGAATTAGTAGCTGGAGATTCCGAAGAACAAAAGGCAAAAGAACTTAATAATTAA
- a CDS encoding BglG family transcription antiterminator, which translates to MNLLNKREMEILRLLSSKKEYQTGESIAVLLGVSSRTIRNDVKSLNKILLNHGANITSKKGLGYELELQDHEAFSRLNVQVNGPNEHHSNRNMKALEERNLEDVIIGKLLINTLSDTSMFQEEFANELYISLSTLKSYFPGVKEKVSRFDLKVVTDRFNGIRLHGEENKIRFCISEFLFNQHSMSVYNDLFPKQELEQLKEITLKVLYKHKLKLTDMSLERFIIHMGITIKRHKNECYLTFPPKLKKCIQSSKEFIIAEEIIKEIFYGLSIDIQPEIYYITQHLIASSRLSHKDMNDDDYKRLEKMIRTILVAVKRKTSIDLSVEQDLMAGLITHLYVALKRIEYDMSIRNELLPTIKNNYPLAFELAVIASNEIKELTNLTINENEIGYLAIHFGVALEKMGLNKRTMKRILIVCGSGLATASLIRERITNVYGEQISIIECISLREFNESRLDKVDLVVSTVPITHIFSTKIIVVSPVLTNKDLSVIYQKIKEDEDNPVFISYQDVFKKDLFKRDIDLDSKEAVLHYMTQLMKKKGYIDGRTLESIFERERMASTELGHLVAIPHPLENHMSEVSIAVCILKKPIVWDKEKVQVVILLSVPKEKQKWWETIFKKLILFLIEDFGVTKMISEYSYEEFIRNLVKYKEK; encoded by the coding sequence ATGAACCTGTTAAATAAGCGAGAGATGGAAATTCTTAGATTACTTTCTTCTAAAAAAGAGTATCAAACAGGGGAGAGCATAGCAGTTTTGTTAGGTGTTTCTTCCCGGACGATAAGGAATGATGTGAAAAGTTTAAATAAAATCCTATTGAATCATGGAGCGAATATAACCTCGAAAAAAGGACTAGGTTATGAGCTTGAGCTACAAGATCATGAAGCGTTTAGTCGGTTAAACGTACAAGTGAATGGACCGAATGAGCATCATTCCAATCGGAACATGAAAGCCCTTGAAGAAAGAAATCTAGAGGATGTGATTATTGGGAAGCTTCTGATTAACACACTATCTGATACGAGTATGTTTCAGGAAGAATTTGCAAATGAACTTTATATCAGTCTCTCTACTCTAAAGAGCTATTTTCCAGGGGTAAAGGAAAAAGTCAGTAGGTTTGATTTAAAGGTGGTTACCGATCGATTCAATGGGATTAGACTACACGGGGAAGAAAATAAAATTCGCTTTTGTATATCAGAGTTTTTGTTTAACCAGCATAGCATGAGTGTTTATAACGATTTATTTCCAAAGCAGGAACTCGAACAGTTAAAGGAAATTACCTTAAAGGTGCTTTACAAGCATAAATTAAAGCTCACAGATATGTCATTAGAACGGTTCATTATTCATATGGGCATTACAATCAAGAGACATAAGAATGAATGTTATTTAACCTTTCCACCAAAATTAAAGAAATGTATTCAAAGCTCAAAAGAATTTATCATTGCTGAAGAAATTATAAAAGAGATTTTTTACGGATTATCGATTGATATCCAGCCAGAAATCTACTATATTACCCAGCATCTCATAGCAAGTAGTCGCCTTAGTCATAAAGATATGAATGATGATGACTATAAAAGATTAGAAAAAATGATACGAACGATATTGGTTGCTGTTAAGAGGAAAACCTCCATTGATTTAAGTGTGGAGCAAGACCTGATGGCGGGTCTAATCACTCATTTATATGTGGCATTAAAGAGAATTGAATACGATATGAGTATTCGAAATGAATTATTACCTACTATTAAAAATAATTACCCACTTGCGTTCGAATTAGCTGTCATTGCAAGTAATGAGATAAAAGAGTTAACAAATCTCACTATTAATGAAAATGAAATCGGTTATCTTGCTATCCATTTCGGAGTGGCACTCGAAAAGATGGGGTTAAACAAACGAACGATGAAAAGAATACTGATTGTCTGTGGATCCGGGCTGGCAACTGCCTCATTGATTCGAGAAAGAATCACCAATGTCTATGGAGAACAAATTAGTATTATTGAGTGTATTAGTTTAAGAGAGTTTAACGAAAGTAGGCTAGATAAGGTAGATTTGGTTGTTTCTACTGTACCAATTACACATATATTTTCTACAAAAATCATCGTAGTGAGTCCAGTTTTAACAAATAAAGATCTTTCCGTTATTTATCAAAAAATAAAAGAAGATGAAGACAATCCGGTTTTTATCAGTTACCAGGATGTGTTTAAGAAGGACCTTTTTAAAAGAGACATCGATTTGGATTCAAAAGAAGCCGTACTTCATTATATGACGCAATTAATGAAGAAAAAAGGCTATATTGATGGCCGGACCTTAGAATCTATATTTGAAAGAGAAAGGATGGCATCCACTGAACTCGGACATTTAGTTGCGATTCCTCATCCATTAGAAAACCATATGAGTGAAGTTTCGATTGCTGTTTGTATATTAAAAAAACCTATCGTCTGGGATAAGGAAAAGGTTCAGGTAGTAATCTTGCTCAGTGTCCCAAAAGAAAAACAAAAATGGTGGGAAACGATTTTTAAAAAGCTCATTCTTTTTCTAATCGAGGATTTTGGAGTGACCAAAATGATCTCTGAATATAGCTATGAAGAATTTATTCGAAACTTAGTAAAGTACAAGGAGAAGTAA
- a CDS encoding PTS sugar transporter subunit IIA yields the protein MDNHYFTKDNVQFQVEAVDWQDAIRVGVSILEYNGYVNQLYADEVIKNVLEYGPYIVIAPGIAIPHTRPENGALSVGMSLITLKDPILFQQEEPPVKVMISFSATDSNEHLEIIKTIVKIAEKGLVDDIWRIHNVDQLNELIGEGSQ from the coding sequence ATGGATAATCATTATTTTACAAAGGACAATGTACAATTCCAAGTAGAAGCCGTGGATTGGCAGGATGCGATTAGAGTGGGAGTTTCCATACTGGAGTATAACGGGTACGTCAATCAACTTTATGCCGATGAAGTGATAAAAAATGTTCTCGAGTATGGTCCTTACATTGTGATTGCACCTGGGATAGCGATTCCACATACAAGACCAGAGAATGGAGCTCTATCAGTAGGAATGAGCTTGATCACGCTAAAGGACCCAATCCTATTTCAACAGGAGGAGCCTCCCGTTAAGGTTATGATCTCCTTTTCTGCAACGGATAGTAACGAACATTTAGAAATAATCAAAACGATTGTGAAAATTGCCGAAAAGGGCCTGGTTGACGATATTTGGAGGATTCATAACGTTGATCAATTAAATGAACTAATTGGAGAGGGTTCACAATGA
- the tatC gene encoding twin-arginine translocase subunit TatC: MEEYKMPMLEHAEEFRKRLIYVLVSFVILLFSGFIFVDRIYDWIVHSAEQPLTVLGPSDIMWIYFVLAGSFALVFTTPIAVYQCWRFVSPGLQTSEKKALYFFLPVLIIFFVTGLCFGYYILFPSVLSFLTNLASDHLHTMYTAEKYFKFLLNLTLPIGFLFEMPILIMLLTRLGIINPMILAKTRKIAYFILMILSTLVTPPDFISTIIVFIPLVSLYELGISVSKYMYRKNERALFKEAS, encoded by the coding sequence ATGGAAGAATATAAAATGCCTATGTTAGAACATGCAGAAGAATTTAGGAAAAGACTCATCTACGTGTTAGTGTCCTTTGTGATCCTATTATTTTCAGGATTTATTTTTGTGGATCGTATCTATGATTGGATTGTTCACTCTGCTGAGCAACCACTTACAGTTTTAGGGCCTAGTGATATTATGTGGATTTACTTTGTTTTAGCAGGATCGTTCGCACTTGTTTTTACAACACCCATTGCTGTGTATCAATGTTGGAGATTTGTTTCTCCTGGATTACAAACATCCGAAAAAAAAGCATTATATTTCTTCTTACCCGTTTTAATCATCTTCTTTGTTACGGGACTGTGTTTTGGCTATTACATCTTATTCCCAAGCGTTCTATCGTTTCTTACCAATTTAGCAAGTGATCATTTACATACGATGTACACGGCTGAAAAATACTTTAAGTTTCTATTAAACTTGACGCTGCCTATCGGATTTTTGTTTGAAATGCCAATTCTCATTATGTTACTAACACGTCTAGGCATTATAAATCCTATGATATTGGCGAAAACAAGAAAAATAGCTTACTTTATTTTAATGATTCTATCAACATTGGTTACTCCACCAGATTTTATCTCAACGATAATCGTTTTTATTCCACTAGTGTCACTATATGAGCTAGGAATAAGTGTATCAAAATATATGTATCGTAAAAATGAAAGAGCCCTTTTTAAAGAGGCAAGTTAA
- a CDS encoding 6-phosphofructokinase, whose protein sequence is MKKVAIITSGGDGAGINAALEMLSRFKELDLYGFSGGYDGVLTHSPIHLTASYCENTSLDGRHIIKTARSKLPYTKEGREKLHKKLKEDGYEYLIVCGGNGSQKAAHLLNLEGTKTIFIPMTVDNDVNGTDYTIGYDTALNYINEVLYGLHDTASNMPGRIFMVEVLGGNAGSLALESSIAGACDLAIIPEFCTDPTAIVSRVKEKLQEKRSLLIVCSEAAYEEKNFHQGNQGISFQISEAIEAETNIRVRKSIMGFYIRAGKPSSKDALIASTMGYEASKCMIEGKSGVMMGVKNGIVQPIELSVAMESPKRLDARLVEIAKKNKIIIES, encoded by the coding sequence ATGAAAAAAGTTGCGATCATCACAAGTGGGGGAGATGGAGCAGGAATCAATGCAGCCCTCGAAATGCTGTCAAGATTCAAAGAACTTGACCTATACGGTTTTTCTGGCGGCTACGATGGTGTCTTAACCCATTCGCCCATTCACCTAACAGCCAGTTACTGTGAAAATACCTCGCTTGACGGAAGACATATAATCAAGACCGCAAGAAGCAAGCTCCCATACACAAAAGAAGGAAGAGAAAAGTTGCACAAAAAGCTAAAAGAAGATGGTTACGAATACTTGATCGTTTGTGGGGGAAATGGCTCACAAAAGGCTGCGCATCTTCTGAATTTAGAAGGAACAAAAACGATTTTTATACCAATGACGGTTGATAATGATGTGAACGGAACCGATTATACGATTGGTTATGATACCGCATTAAATTATATCAACGAGGTGCTATACGGTTTGCATGATACCGCCTCGAATATGCCCGGCCGAATTTTCATGGTAGAAGTGCTTGGAGGAAATGCTGGTAGCCTTGCCTTAGAAAGTTCCATTGCAGGGGCATGTGACCTAGCGATTATTCCGGAGTTTTGTACTGATCCAACGGCAATCGTCTCGCGTGTAAAAGAAAAACTGCAGGAGAAAAGATCCCTGCTGATCGTATGCTCGGAAGCAGCCTATGAAGAAAAAAACTTTCATCAAGGTAATCAAGGAATATCCTTTCAAATTTCCGAGGCGATTGAGGCCGAAACAAATATCCGAGTGAGAAAATCGATCATGGGCTTTTATATCAGAGCCGGAAAACCATCAAGTAAGGATGCACTGATCGCTAGCACCATGGGATATGAAGCTAGCAAATGCATGATCGAAGGGAAATCCGGTGTCATGATGGGAGTAAAGAATGGGATTGTCCAACCAATAGAGTTAAGTGTTGCGATGGAATCACCAAAGAGACTTGACGCTAGATTAGTAGAAATAGCAAAAAAAAATAAAATAATTATTGAATCCTAG
- a CDS encoding Rid family hydrolase, translating to MKLSKSKSVVASIVFGTSLMVGAYAFAGSEKADLKTDKVAFFGTPTSSISSSVSIPSQYNQLWISGTVPPVLNRNGSTLYERYGDTETQAIGIFNNLKSQLEAKGLSLKDVTYLRVYITPDPNKGNTQDYQGFFNAYAKFFNTEDNPVKTARSTVGVDSLVNSDWLIEIEAFVAYK from the coding sequence ATGAAACTATCAAAATCTAAATCTGTAGTAGCTTCCATTGTATTTGGGACAAGCCTAATGGTAGGGGCGTATGCTTTTGCTGGCTCTGAAAAGGCAGACTTAAAAACCGATAAGGTCGCATTCTTCGGAACTCCTACTTCATCTATTTCTAGTTCTGTTTCCATCCCTAGTCAATACAATCAGCTTTGGATTAGTGGCACGGTTCCTCCGGTATTAAACCGTAACGGTTCGACACTTTATGAAAGATACGGTGACACAGAAACTCAGGCAATTGGAATTTTTAACAATCTTAAGTCTCAATTAGAAGCCAAAGGGCTTTCTCTTAAGGATGTCACCTACCTGCGTGTGTACATTACACCTGACCCAAACAAAGGAAATACCCAAGATTACCAAGGTTTTTTCAATGCATATGCTAAATTCTTTAACACAGAAGACAATCCAGTAAAAACCGCACGTTCTACCGTAGGAGTAGACAGTCTCGTCAATTCTGATTGGTTAATTGAAATTGAAGCGTTTGTCGCTTACAAGTAA